In Populus nigra chromosome 1, ddPopNigr1.1, whole genome shotgun sequence, one genomic interval encodes:
- the LOC133680908 gene encoding disease resistance response protein 206-like has product MRATCILLCFFTFLVASSAHPGKKKQYKPCKELVLYFHDIIYNGQNAANATSAIVAAPEGANLTILASQFHFGNIAVFDDPITLDNNLHSPPVGRAQGMYIYDTKNTFTALLGFSFVLNSTDHHGTINFIGADPTTLKTRDISVVGGTGDFFMHRGIATIATDAYEGDVYFRLRVDIKFYECW; this is encoded by the coding sequence ATGAGAGCAACCTGTATTCTTCTCTGTTTCTTTACGTTTCTTGTTGCGTCTTCAGCCCATCCGGGGAAGAAGAAGCAGTACAAACCGTGCAAGGAATTAGTCCTATACTTTCATGACATTATTTACAATGGCCAGAACGCTGCCAATGCAACCTCAGCGATTGTGGCGGCGCCGGAAGGCGCCAACTTAACCATCTTAGCAAGCCAGTTCCATTTTGGCAACATTGCAGTTTTTGATGATCCCATTACCCTTGACAACAATCTTCATTCGCCGCCAGTCGGTAGGGCACAAGGCATGTATATTTATGATACCAAAAACACCTTCACTGCCTTGCTGGGCTTTTCTTTTGTCCTCAATTCCACTGACCACCACGGCACCATAAACTTCATCGGAGCTGACCCAACTACGCTAAAGACTAGAGATATATCCGTGGTTGGAGGCACTGGGGATTTCTTTATGCACAGGGGAATTGCTACCATAGCCACCGACGCCTATGAAGGCGATGTGTATTTCAGGCTCCGAGTTGACATCAAATTCTATGAATGCTGGTAA
- the LOC133695058 gene encoding cation/H(+) antiporter 18-like, with the protein MVSSNATSGHACPSIKPTSNGVFQGDNPLDFALPLAILQICLVVVVTRGLAFLLRPLRQPRVIAEIIGGILLGPSALGRSKVYLQAVFPTRSLTVLDTLANIGLIFFLFLAGLELDPKSLGRTGKKALAIAMAGISLPFAMGIGTSFILRLAISKDVNSTAFLVFMGVALSITAFPVLARILAELKLLTTDIGRMAMSAAAVNDVAAWILLALAISLSGSNSSPIISFWVFLSGFIFVICSILIVPPIFKWMTKWCQEGEPVEEMYVCATLAAVLAAGFVTDAIGIHAMFGAFVIGILVPKEAPFAGALVEKVEDIVSGLFLPLYFVSSGLKTNVATIQGLQSWGLLVLVIFTACFGKIVGTFVVSILCKVPLRESLAMAFLMNTKGLVELIVLNIGKDRKVLNDETFSIMVLMALFTTFITTPLVTAVYKPARRVKMADYKYRTVERRSSNTKLRILACFHGSRNISSIINLLEVSRGVEKAEGLCVYAMHLMELSERTSAILMVHKARKNGLPFWNRGQRSGSNLVVVAFDAFQQLSRVSVRPMTAISSMADMHEDICTTAERKRAAMIILPFHKHQRLDGSLETTRTDFQLVNRRVLGDAPCSVGILVDRRFGGTTQVSASNVSYVITVLFFGGRDDREALAYGARMAEHPGVSLKVFRFLVKPEAGGEISRVKPEAGGEISRVDMDGSSSTRLGSLDEDFISELKQKMSKDDSVKLEEKFVGNAAETIDAIHEARHSNLFLVGRLPDGEIALALRSSSDSPELGPVGGLLASSDISTTASVLVVKQYSSQVSLDLALQIG; encoded by the exons ATGGTTTCGTCAAATGCTACATCAGGGCATGCATGTCCATCTATAAAGCCTACATCAAATGGGGTATTTCAGGGTGATAATCCTCTTGATTTTGCACTCCCTTTAGCCATTTTGCAGATATGCTTGGTGGTTGTGGTAACAAGGGGTCTTGCTTTTCTGTTACGACCATTGAGACAGCCAAGGGTGATTGCAGAGATTATT GGAGGAATTTTACTTGGGCCATCTGCTTTGGGTCGAAGCAAGGTATATTTGCAGGCTGTATTCCCAACCAGGAGTCTGACGGTGTTAGATACCCTTGCAAACATTggcctcattttctttttgtttcttgctGGACTAGAGTTAGATCCCAAATCTCTTGGTCGAACTGGAAAAAAGGCACTAGCAATTGCCATGGCAGGAATTAGCCTCCCTTTTGCAATGGGAATTGGCACATCATTTATTCTCCGGTTAGCCATATCTAAAGATGTTAATAGCACTGCATTTCTTGTTTTCATGGGGGTGGCACTTTCTATAACTGCCTTCCCTGTCTTGGCACGAATTCTGGCTGAGCTGAAGCTCTTAACAACTGATATTGGCAGAATGGCCATGTCAGCTGCAGCAGTAAATGATGTGGCCGCATGGATTCTTCTTGCTCTTGCCATTTCTCTGTCTGGATCTAATAGTTCTCCCATTATTTCATTTTGGGTTTTCCTGTCTgggtttatttttgtcatttgttCAATTCTAATTGTGCCCCCAATCTTCAAATGGATGACTAAGTGGTGCCAAGAAGGTGAGCCAGTTGAAGAGATGTATGTATGTGCTACTTTAGCTGCTGTTCTGGCTGCTGGGTTTGTAACTGATGCTATTGGAATTCATGCTATGTTTGGTGCTTTTGTTATTGGAATCCTGGTGCCCAAGGAAGCTCCGTTTGCAGGTGCTCTTGTAGAAAAAGTTGAAGATATTGTTTCTGGACTCTTCCTTCCATTGTACTTTGTCTCAAGTGGACTAAAGACCAATGTAGCGACAATTCAAGGGCTCCAATCTTGGGGCCTACTGGTTTTGGTTATTTTCACAGCATGTTTTGGGAAGATTGTTGGCACTTTTGTGGTGTCCATTTTATGCAAAGTGCCTCTCCGTGAGTCTCTTGCCATGGCATTCCTAATGAACACCAAAGGCTTGGTGGAACTCATTGTTCTCAATATTGGTAAAGATAGAAAG GTTTTGAATGATGAGACATTTTCCATTATGGTTTTAATGGCTCTGTTTACAACCTTCATCACTACACCTCTTGTTACAGCTGTTTACAAGCCAGCACGAAGAGTAAAGATGGCTGACTACAAGTATAGGACAGTTGAAAGGAGAAGTTCAAATACTAAACTTAGGATTTTGGCCTGTTTCCATGGCTCAAGAAATATTTCATCGATAATAAATCTTCTTGAAGTGTCACGAGGGGTTGAGAAGGCTGAAGGGCTTTGTGTATATGCAATGCACCTCATGGAGCTTTCTGAGAGGACATCAGCCATATTAATGGTCCACAAGGCAAGGAAAAATGGGTTGCCCTTTTGGAACCGGGGCCAGCGGTCTGGTTCTAACCTTGTTGTCGTGGCATTTGATGCTTTCCAGCAATTGAGCCGTGTTTCTGTCCGGCCGATGACTGCAATCTCTTCAATGGCTGACATGCATGAGGACATTTGCACCACTGCTGAGAGGAAGAGAGCTGCAATGATCATTCTTCCATTCCATAAACACCAGAGGTTGGATGGCTCACTTGAGACAACTCGAACTGACTTCCAACTGGTTAACAGGAGAGTTCTTGGGGATGCACCTTGCTCAGTTGGAATTCTAGTTGACCGCAGGTTTGGTGGAACCACTCAGGTATCTGCAAGTAACGTTTCTTATGTTATCACAGTCCTTTTCTTTGGAGGCCGTGATGATCGTGAAGCCCTTGCTTATGGAGCTCGAATGGCTGAACACCCTGGTGTCAGTTTAAAGGTTTTTCGCTTCTTAGTGAAACCTGAAGCTGGAGGAGAGATATCCAGAGTGAAACCTGAAGCTGGAGGAGAGATATCCAGAGTTGATATGGATGGTAGTTCTAGCACCAGATTGGGATCATTGGATGAAGATTTCATCTCAGAGTTGAAGCAGAAAATGTCCAAGGATGACTCTGTGaaacttgaagagaaatttgTTGGAAATGCTGCAGAAACTATCGATGCAATCCATGAGGCACGCCACAGCAATCTTTTCCTGGTGGGTCGATTGCCTGATGGTGAAATAGCCTTAGCTTTAAGGAGTAGTAGTGACAGTCCAGAACTGGGGCCTGTAGGGGGGCTGTTGGCCTCTTCTGATATCTCAACAACAGCGTCAGTTCTGGTGGTTAAACAGTACAGTAGCCAAGTGTCTTTGGATTTAGCTTTGCAGATTGGGTAA
- the LOC133692613 gene encoding uncharacterized protein At5g41620-like isoform X1, producing the protein MHKGVHLTNGGGGGGDSRLRRHEKRQHFFKEKGLDLSHFLADPSPSSPDQPESAGSLRRHIAASLIQHHRSIERSNHALQPVSPASYGSSMEVAPYNPAVTPSSSLDFKGRIGESHYSLKTSTELLKVLNRIWSLEEQHVSNVSLIKALKIELDHARIRIKELLRYQQADRHEIDDLMKQIAEDKLVQKSKEQERLHAAIQSLRDELEDERKLRKRSESLHRKLARELSEVKSSFSNALKEMERERKSRKLLEDLCDEFAKGIKDYEQEVHALNKKSDRDWVGRADGDRLILHISESWLDERMQMRLEEAQHGFSENNSIVDKLGFEIETFLETKRMGNSKSSNNVLPRERRNSKESVPLNETVSAPQDVGDEQDSTGSDSHCFKHNRPGNDDFHLHGDEAVAGHTDEMEKSTQTKKKLASRERSRCQNPSNLQVKFKEHKAQAMPCNGNKKSEVMELEGVKTGEGNPTEVSISRRSENCDATEGGSLERKSKVDEIHGSNSNYVIDNLIRSHISSSEAVNLHLENDAGEASCSYPPRRNASPVRQWMSKLTSPDLDISESSTKPPPNLKENTLKAKLLEARSKGPRSRLRIFKGSS; encoded by the exons ATGCACAAGGGTGTGCATCTCACTAATggcggaggtggtggtggtgattctAGGTTGCGCCGCCACGAAAAGCGGCAACATTTTTTCAAGGAAAAGGGACTTGACCTCTCTCATTTCTTGGCTGACCCTTCTCCTAGTTCTCCTGATCAG CCAGAAAGTGCAGGCAGTTTAAGGAGACATATTGCTGCATCTCTGATTCAACACCATCGATCAATTGAAAGAAGTAACCATGCTCTACAACCTGTATCTCCAGCAAGTTATGGTAGTTCTATGGAG GTGGCACCTTATAACCCTGCAGTCACTCCTTCCAGCTCGTTGGACTTCAAAGGAAGGATTGGTGAGTCACATTATAGTCTCAAAACATCCACAGAATTACTAAAAGTATTGAATCGAATATGGAGCCTTGAAGAACAGCATGTTTCTAATGTGTCATTGATAAAAGCATTGAAGATTGAGCTAGACCATGCCCGTATCAGGATTAAAGAACTACTTCGGTATCAGCAAGCAGACCGGCATGAGATAGATGATTTAATGAAGCAAATTGCTGAAGATAAACTAGTTCAGAAGAGTAAGGAGCAGGAACGTTTGCATGCTGCTATCCAGTCTCTCAGGGATGAGTTGGAAGATGAGAGGAAGTTAAGAAAACGATCAGAGAGCCTCCACAGGAAATTAGCCCGGGAGCTTTCTGAAGTGAAATCCTCTTTTTCTAATGCTTTGAAAGAgatggaaagagagagaaaatctaGAAAGTTGTTGGAAGACCTTTGTGATGAGTTTGCCAAGGGAATAAAAGACTATGAACAGGAAGTGCATGCCCTGAATAAAAAATCTGACAGGGATTGGGTTGGAAGGGCTGATGGTGATCGTTTGATTCTCCACATATCTGAATCATGGCTTGATGAGCGGATGCAGATGAGGCTAGAAGAAGCACAGCATGGTTTTTCTGAAAACAACTCAATAGTGGACAAATTGGGTTTCGAAATAGAGACATTCCTTGAAACTAAACGAATGGGTAATTCTAAGAGTAGCAATAACGTATTGCCAAGAGAACGGCGGAATTCAAAGGAATCTGTCCCTCTGAATGAGACTGTAAGTGCTCCACAAGATGTGGGTGATGAACAGGATTCAACGGGCAGTGATTCACATTGTTTTAAGCATAACAGACCAGGCAATGATGACTTTCACTTACATGGAGATGAAGCTGTTGCTGGTCATACTGATGAAATGGAAAAATCCacccaaacaaagaaaaagcttGCATCTCGTGAAAGGTCCAGGTGCCAAAATCCATCCAACTTGCAAGTTAAATTCAAAGAACACAAGGCTCAGGCTATGCCATGTAATGGAAATAAGAAATCCGAGGTGATGGAACTGGAAGGGGTAAAAACAGGTGAAGGAAACCCTACTGAAGTGAGCATTTCTCGGAGGTCTGAAAACTGTGATGCCACCGAAGGTGGCAGTCTTGAAAGAAAGAGCAAAGTTGATGAAATTCATGGGTCAAACTCGAATTATGTGATTGATAACTTGATAAGAAGTCATATCTCATCATCAGAAGCAGTTAATCTGCACCTTGAGAACGACGCCGGTGAGGCTTCTTGCAGTTACCCACCAAGGAGGAATGCTAGTCCAGTTCGACAGTGGATGTCAAAACTTACTTCCCCAGATCTTGACATTTCTGAGTCTTCTACAAAACCGCCTCCAAACCTGAAGGAAAATACTTTGAAAGCGAAGCTTCTTGAAGCGCGGTCAAAGGGGCCACGCTCTCGTCTAAGAATCTTCAAAGGTTCTTCATAG
- the LOC133686201 gene encoding dirigent protein 5-like encodes MRDLVMIFFFFISPLFISLSVSSAKNSFKPEEPCKHIVLYYHDTLFNGTDAANATSAAATNATKLGNFNFGMLVVFDDPMTKDNHLLSRPVARAQGFYFYDMKSTYTAWFAYTLIFNSTEHKGTLNIMGADLMMMETRDFSVVGGTGDFFMARGIATIRTDTFQGAYYFRLEMDIKLYECY; translated from the coding sequence ATGAGAGATCTTgtaatgattttcttcttctttatctcCCCCCTATTTATATCTCTATCTGTTTCTTCAGCCAAAAATTCTTTCAAGCCAGAAGAACCATGCAAACATATCGTGCTCTATTATCACGATACTCTTTTTAATGGCACGGATGCGGCTAATGCAACATCTGCTGCAGCTACCAATGCTACAAAGCTAGGAAACTTTAATTTTGGTATGCTAGTTGTTTTTGATGATCCCATGACCAAAGACAATCACCTTCTTTCTCGTCCTGTTGCAAGAGCACAAGGGTTCTATTTCTATGACATGAAGTCCACTTACACTGCTTGGTTTGCTTACACTTTGATCTTTAACTCCACTGAACACAAAGGTACTCTAAATATAATGGGTGCCGATTTGATGATGATGGAGACAAGGGATTTTTCTGTAGTTGGAGGGACAGGAGACTTTTTCATGGCTAGAGGGATTGCCACGATTCGTACTGACACTTTCCAGGGTGCCTATTATTTTCGCCTCGAGATGGATATCAAGTTATATGAGTGTTATTAG
- the LOC133692613 gene encoding uncharacterized protein At5g41620-like isoform X2, which produces MEVAPYNPAVTPSSSLDFKGRIGESHYSLKTSTELLKVLNRIWSLEEQHVSNVSLIKALKIELDHARIRIKELLRYQQADRHEIDDLMKQIAEDKLVQKSKEQERLHAAIQSLRDELEDERKLRKRSESLHRKLARELSEVKSSFSNALKEMERERKSRKLLEDLCDEFAKGIKDYEQEVHALNKKSDRDWVGRADGDRLILHISESWLDERMQMRLEEAQHGFSENNSIVDKLGFEIETFLETKRMGNSKSSNNVLPRERRNSKESVPLNETVSAPQDVGDEQDSTGSDSHCFKHNRPGNDDFHLHGDEAVAGHTDEMEKSTQTKKKLASRERSRCQNPSNLQVKFKEHKAQAMPCNGNKKSEVMELEGVKTGEGNPTEVSISRRSENCDATEGGSLERKSKVDEIHGSNSNYVIDNLIRSHISSSEAVNLHLENDAGEASCSYPPRRNASPVRQWMSKLTSPDLDISESSTKPPPNLKENTLKAKLLEARSKGPRSRLRIFKGSS; this is translated from the exons ATGGAG GTGGCACCTTATAACCCTGCAGTCACTCCTTCCAGCTCGTTGGACTTCAAAGGAAGGATTGGTGAGTCACATTATAGTCTCAAAACATCCACAGAATTACTAAAAGTATTGAATCGAATATGGAGCCTTGAAGAACAGCATGTTTCTAATGTGTCATTGATAAAAGCATTGAAGATTGAGCTAGACCATGCCCGTATCAGGATTAAAGAACTACTTCGGTATCAGCAAGCAGACCGGCATGAGATAGATGATTTAATGAAGCAAATTGCTGAAGATAAACTAGTTCAGAAGAGTAAGGAGCAGGAACGTTTGCATGCTGCTATCCAGTCTCTCAGGGATGAGTTGGAAGATGAGAGGAAGTTAAGAAAACGATCAGAGAGCCTCCACAGGAAATTAGCCCGGGAGCTTTCTGAAGTGAAATCCTCTTTTTCTAATGCTTTGAAAGAgatggaaagagagagaaaatctaGAAAGTTGTTGGAAGACCTTTGTGATGAGTTTGCCAAGGGAATAAAAGACTATGAACAGGAAGTGCATGCCCTGAATAAAAAATCTGACAGGGATTGGGTTGGAAGGGCTGATGGTGATCGTTTGATTCTCCACATATCTGAATCATGGCTTGATGAGCGGATGCAGATGAGGCTAGAAGAAGCACAGCATGGTTTTTCTGAAAACAACTCAATAGTGGACAAATTGGGTTTCGAAATAGAGACATTCCTTGAAACTAAACGAATGGGTAATTCTAAGAGTAGCAATAACGTATTGCCAAGAGAACGGCGGAATTCAAAGGAATCTGTCCCTCTGAATGAGACTGTAAGTGCTCCACAAGATGTGGGTGATGAACAGGATTCAACGGGCAGTGATTCACATTGTTTTAAGCATAACAGACCAGGCAATGATGACTTTCACTTACATGGAGATGAAGCTGTTGCTGGTCATACTGATGAAATGGAAAAATCCacccaaacaaagaaaaagcttGCATCTCGTGAAAGGTCCAGGTGCCAAAATCCATCCAACTTGCAAGTTAAATTCAAAGAACACAAGGCTCAGGCTATGCCATGTAATGGAAATAAGAAATCCGAGGTGATGGAACTGGAAGGGGTAAAAACAGGTGAAGGAAACCCTACTGAAGTGAGCATTTCTCGGAGGTCTGAAAACTGTGATGCCACCGAAGGTGGCAGTCTTGAAAGAAAGAGCAAAGTTGATGAAATTCATGGGTCAAACTCGAATTATGTGATTGATAACTTGATAAGAAGTCATATCTCATCATCAGAAGCAGTTAATCTGCACCTTGAGAACGACGCCGGTGAGGCTTCTTGCAGTTACCCACCAAGGAGGAATGCTAGTCCAGTTCGACAGTGGATGTCAAAACTTACTTCCCCAGATCTTGACATTTCTGAGTCTTCTACAAAACCGCCTCCAAACCTGAAGGAAAATACTTTGAAAGCGAAGCTTCTTGAAGCGCGGTCAAAGGGGCCACGCTCTCGTCTAAGAATCTTCAAAGGTTCTTCATAG